In a single window of the Flavobacterium ammoniigenes genome:
- a CDS encoding proline iminopeptidase-family hydrolase — protein MKTFAKLILVFTITFFVSCQKGTTDSQSVYFEKTTDSIQNGGVKVIPIITSKGTFKVWTKRIGNNPKIKLLLLNGGPGATHEYFECFENFLPAEGIEIIYYDQLGCGNSDNPNDVALWDLARYVEEVEQVRKALNLDASNFYMLGHSWGGILAMEYALKYQHNMKGLIISNMMSSCPEYGKYADEVLSKQMDPKVLAELNQIEAAKDFTKPRYMELLIPNFYEKHILRFPAKDWPEPVNRSFAKMNQSLYVSMQGPSEFGISGKLEKWDRKADLKNITIPTLVIGAKYDTMDPKHMEEMSKLVQNGTYLFCPKGSHMDFYDDQKVYFEGLIPFLKK, from the coding sequence ATGAAAACATTCGCTAAACTTATTTTGGTGTTCACAATTACATTTTTTGTTTCCTGTCAAAAAGGAACTACTGATTCTCAATCAGTATATTTTGAAAAGACAACAGATAGTATTCAAAATGGTGGTGTAAAAGTGATTCCCATCATTACTTCAAAAGGCACTTTTAAGGTTTGGACCAAGCGCATTGGAAACAATCCTAAAATAAAACTACTATTGCTTAACGGTGGCCCTGGTGCTACGCATGAGTATTTTGAATGTTTTGAAAATTTCTTGCCCGCTGAAGGAATCGAAATTATTTATTATGATCAATTAGGCTGTGGTAATTCTGACAACCCAAATGATGTGGCGCTTTGGGATCTAGCTCGCTATGTAGAAGAAGTGGAACAAGTCCGAAAAGCCTTGAATTTAGACGCTTCGAACTTTTATATGTTAGGCCATTCTTGGGGAGGTATTTTAGCTATGGAATATGCGTTAAAGTACCAACACAATATGAAAGGCTTGATTATTTCCAATATGATGTCGAGCTGTCCGGAATATGGGAAATATGCTGACGAAGTATTGTCCAAACAAATGGATCCAAAGGTATTGGCTGAACTCAACCAAATAGAGGCAGCTAAAGATTTTACTAAACCACGCTATATGGAATTATTGATTCCAAATTTTTACGAAAAACACATTCTACGTTTTCCAGCCAAAGATTGGCCAGAGCCAGTAAACCGTTCATTTGCCAAAATGAATCAGTCGTTATATGTAAGCATGCAAGGCCCTAGCGAATTTGGAATTTCCGGAAAATTAGAAAAATGGGATCGAAAAGCCGATTTGAAAAATATCACCATTCCTACCCTAGTGATTGGAGCCAAATACGACACTATGGATCCTAAACACATGGAAGAAATGTCAAAATTGGTACAAAATGGAACCTATTTATTTTGCCCAAAAGGAAGTCATATGGACTTTTATGATGACCAAAAAGTATATTTTGAAGGGTTAATTCCGTTTCTAAAAAAATAA
- a CDS encoding TolC family protein, translating into MTQYKFILILLLFLGFNQTKAQEVLTLEAAVKIALENNYEIKIASNNSIVNTTNVAIGNAGMLPTIAATATANNRVQNSSQTLQSGVVNSLDNAKNNSLNYGVNLDWTVFDGFRMFARLDQLKELQKLGEAQLKQTILSKISAVTSTYFDLVQQQQQLLALDSTIVLSNQRLTLAQNRFVIGKASKLEVLNAQVDLNTDQVTLLRQKELYANTKTMMNQILARNTKTDFNVIDVIRVDGALQLNELSALAEQQNPQLVAQIISNKVAELQLKQVKANRYPTVRLSTGYNLLETQASLGFATATSAKGFNYGFSAALNLFDGFAQNRNEKIAQLQIDNSKLIIDQQKLALESQLATSYQTYLTNLELIRLEEKNEAIAKQNLAITLDKFKIGTITTLEFRTAQLNYVNAKVRNSNAQFQAKLSEIALKELAGTINLAN; encoded by the coding sequence ATGACACAGTATAAATTCATCCTAATACTACTGCTTTTTTTGGGCTTTAACCAAACAAAAGCGCAAGAAGTTTTAACTCTAGAAGCTGCTGTAAAAATAGCTTTAGAAAACAATTACGAAATTAAAATTGCTTCCAATAATTCAATAGTTAATACCACAAATGTAGCCATTGGAAATGCCGGAATGTTACCTACAATTGCTGCTACAGCAACTGCTAACAATAGAGTACAAAACAGTTCCCAAACCTTGCAAAGCGGAGTTGTGAATTCATTGGATAATGCTAAAAATAACAGCTTAAATTATGGTGTTAACTTGGATTGGACTGTTTTTGACGGGTTCAGAATGTTTGCCAGATTGGATCAATTGAAAGAGTTACAAAAATTGGGTGAAGCACAGCTGAAGCAAACCATTCTTTCAAAAATTAGTGCTGTTACAAGTACTTATTTTGATTTAGTGCAGCAACAACAACAATTACTAGCTTTAGATTCTACTATTGTACTATCCAATCAACGTTTGACTTTGGCACAAAACCGTTTTGTGATTGGTAAGGCTTCCAAATTGGAAGTGTTGAATGCCCAAGTCGATTTGAATACCGATCAGGTGACTCTTTTAAGACAAAAGGAATTGTATGCCAATACCAAAACCATGATGAATCAAATTTTGGCTCGAAATACTAAAACTGATTTCAATGTAATTGATGTTATTCGTGTTGATGGGGCCTTACAATTAAATGAATTAAGTGCTTTGGCTGAACAACAAAACCCACAATTGGTAGCCCAAATTATTTCTAATAAAGTAGCAGAATTGCAATTGAAACAGGTAAAAGCCAATAGATATCCTACTGTTCGATTAAGTACTGGATATAATTTATTAGAAACGCAAGCTAGTTTAGGCTTTGCTACAGCCACATCTGCCAAAGGATTTAATTATGGTTTTAGTGCGGCTTTGAATCTTTTTGATGGCTTTGCCCAAAACAGGAATGAAAAAATAGCACAACTTCAAATTGATAATTCAAAATTAATAATTGATCAACAAAAGTTAGCCTTAGAATCTCAATTAGCGACTTCCTATCAAACCTATTTGACCAACCTTGAACTTATTCGTTTGGAAGAAAAAAATGAAGCAATTGCTAAACAAAATTTAGCTATTACCTTAGATAAATTTAAAATTGGTACAATTACTACTTTAGAATTTAGAACGGCTCAATTGAATTATGTAAATGCAAAAGTACGCAACAGCAATGCGCAATTTCAAGCTAAATTATCTGAAATTGCCTTAAAAGAATTGGCCGGTACTATTAATCTAGCAAACTAA
- a CDS encoding efflux RND transporter permease subunit, with product MSLSTLSIKRPVFTIVVNLTIVLFGLIGYSFLGVREFPSIDPAQVSIRTNYTGANSDIIESQITEPLEKAINSIDGIRNVTSSSIQGSSNITVEFNLDKDLEEAANDVRDKVSQATRSLPQDIDAPPVVSKADANSDAIISMTVQSDSRSALELSDFAENVIGQRLETIPGVSGIQIWGQKRYAMRLWIDPVKLASYGCTVSEVRAALNKQNVELPSGKITGANTELMVKTIGNLSKAEEFNNIIIRSEGDKIVRFSDIGKAEIGPENVETNMMQSGVPLVGIAIVPRPGANYLDIAKAFYKEFERFKKDLPKDIRLNIVIDNTVFVKQSVIEVAETLGISILLVVLIIYLFFRDWAIAFRPLIDIPVSLIATFFIMWLFGFSINVLTLLAIVLATGLVVDDGIVVTENIFKKVEEGMSPIEAAIKGSNEIFFAVISISITLAAVFLPVIFLEGFVGRLFREFGVVIGAAVLVSAFVSLTLTPMLNAYLMKGGKQEKSKFYNLTEPYFQKLNTGYAEALTNFMKKKWISFPILIACFGLIYLFFNLLKKETAPYDDRSGMVLRVATAEGASYEYTDRFMQEISKLVDDSIPEKKVALVITSPGFNASSVNSGFVRISLLQPDERKASQKEVAEKLTKWTSAYSEAKTSVIEQPTIAVNRRGGLPIQYIIQASNFEKLREKIPLFMEEAAKNETFSTTDVNLKFNKPEINVTIDREKAESLGISVLDVAQTLQLSLSGQRFGYFIRNGKQYQVIGQFEKSDRAKPLDLTSMFVKNSKGELIQMDNVVTIEEQSNPTQLYHNNRYMSATVSAGLAPGKSISDGIEAMDEIKAKVLDDSFTTDLGGESRDFVESSSNTSFAFGLALVLIFLILAAQFESFIDPIIIILTVPMAVAGALFSLWLFNQTWNIFSQIGTVMLIGLVTKNGILIVEFANQLREQGKPKLEAILEASEARLRPILMTSLAIALGALPIALSLGAASNSRIGMGVVIVGGTVFSLVLTLFVIPALYLMWSKTRKHYPEFDHINEYEQESK from the coding sequence ATGAGTTTATCTACCTTAAGTATAAAAAGACCCGTATTTACAATCGTTGTCAATCTAACTATTGTATTATTTGGTTTGATTGGATACAGCTTTTTAGGAGTTCGTGAATTCCCATCAATTGATCCGGCTCAGGTTTCTATTCGTACCAACTACACTGGTGCCAATTCGGATATTATCGAATCACAAATTACAGAACCCTTAGAAAAAGCCATTAATTCCATTGACGGAATTCGTAATGTTACTTCTTCTAGTATTCAAGGGAGTAGTAATATTACGGTCGAATTCAATCTAGACAAAGATTTAGAAGAAGCTGCCAATGATGTTCGTGATAAAGTATCACAAGCTACCCGTAGTTTACCACAAGATATTGATGCGCCACCGGTAGTATCTAAAGCGGATGCGAATAGTGACGCCATCATTTCAATGACTGTGCAAAGTGATTCCCGTTCTGCTTTAGAATTGAGTGATTTTGCCGAAAATGTTATTGGTCAACGTTTAGAAACCATTCCTGGGGTTAGTGGAATCCAAATATGGGGGCAAAAACGATACGCCATGCGTTTGTGGATTGACCCTGTGAAATTGGCTTCCTACGGCTGTACCGTTTCTGAAGTAAGAGCAGCATTAAACAAACAAAACGTAGAATTACCTTCCGGAAAAATTACTGGTGCAAATACCGAATTAATGGTAAAAACCATTGGTAATTTATCCAAAGCCGAAGAATTTAACAATATCATTATTCGTTCTGAAGGTGATAAAATTGTACGATTCAGCGATATTGGAAAAGCAGAAATTGGTCCTGAAAATGTGGAAACTAATATGATGCAATCTGGAGTTCCTTTAGTAGGTATTGCCATTGTACCTCGTCCAGGAGCCAATTATTTAGACATTGCTAAAGCATTTTACAAAGAGTTTGAGCGCTTTAAGAAAGACTTGCCAAAAGACATCCGATTGAATATCGTTATTGATAATACTGTTTTTGTTAAGCAATCAGTTATTGAGGTTGCTGAAACTTTAGGAATTTCAATCTTGTTAGTGGTTTTAATCATCTATTTGTTCTTTAGAGATTGGGCTATTGCTTTCCGACCGTTGATAGACATTCCGGTATCCTTAATTGCTACTTTCTTTATCATGTGGTTGTTTGGATTCTCCATTAATGTATTGACTTTGTTAGCAATTGTTTTAGCTACTGGATTAGTAGTCGATGACGGAATTGTTGTAACTGAAAACATTTTCAAAAAAGTGGAAGAAGGCATGTCGCCTATCGAAGCAGCCATAAAAGGTTCCAACGAAATCTTTTTTGCGGTGATTTCGATCTCTATCACTTTAGCAGCCGTATTCTTACCCGTGATTTTCTTAGAAGGATTTGTTGGTCGACTATTTCGAGAGTTTGGAGTCGTGATTGGTGCAGCCGTTTTGGTTTCGGCCTTTGTATCGCTTACCCTTACTCCTATGTTGAACGCCTATTTAATGAAAGGTGGAAAGCAAGAGAAATCGAAATTTTATAATTTAACTGAACCTTATTTTCAAAAGTTAAACACAGGATATGCAGAAGCTTTAACCAATTTCATGAAAAAGAAATGGATTAGTTTTCCAATTTTAATTGCTTGTTTTGGTCTAATTTATTTGTTTTTTAATTTATTGAAAAAAGAAACCGCTCCCTATGATGATCGTAGTGGTATGGTTTTGCGAGTTGCCACTGCAGAAGGCGCCTCGTACGAATACACCGATCGCTTTATGCAAGAAATATCGAAATTGGTAGACGATTCTATACCAGAGAAGAAAGTAGCTTTGGTGATTACTTCTCCAGGATTTAATGCTTCATCGGTGAATAGTGGTTTCGTTAGAATTTCATTATTACAACCTGACGAGAGAAAAGCATCACAAAAAGAAGTTGCCGAAAAATTAACCAAATGGACTAGCGCCTATTCAGAAGCTAAAACATCCGTTATTGAACAACCCACAATTGCAGTGAATAGACGTGGTGGATTACCAATTCAATATATTATTCAAGCTTCAAATTTTGAAAAACTAAGAGAAAAGATTCCGTTGTTTATGGAAGAAGCCGCTAAAAACGAAACCTTCTCCACTACCGATGTGAATTTGAAATTCAACAAGCCTGAAATCAATGTAACCATTGACAGAGAAAAAGCGGAAAGTCTAGGAATATCCGTTCTAGATGTAGCACAAACATTACAGCTTTCTTTAAGTGGTCAACGTTTTGGATATTTTATTCGCAATGGAAAACAGTACCAAGTCATTGGTCAATTTGAAAAAAGTGATCGTGCTAAACCTTTGGATTTAACCTCCATGTTTGTCAAAAATAGCAAAGGCGAATTAATTCAAATGGATAATGTAGTTACTATTGAAGAACAAAGTAACCCTACCCAATTGTATCATAATAATCGATATATGTCGGCTACCGTTTCTGCTGGTTTGGCTCCTGGAAAAAGTATCAGTGACGGTATTGAAGCTATGGACGAAATCAAAGCTAAAGTTTTAGATGACTCTTTCACTACAGATTTGGGCGGAGAATCCAGAGACTTTGTAGAAAGTAGTTCGAATACCTCTTTTGCTTTTGGATTGGCTTTGGTATTAATTTTCTTGATTCTTGCTGCGCAATTTGAAAGTTTTATTGATCCAATTATAATCATCCTAACAGTGCCAATGGCAGTTGCGGGTGCCTTATTTTCACTATGGTTATTCAATCAAACTTGGAATATCTTTAGCCAGATTGGAACGGTTATGTTGATTGGTTTGGTAACCAAAAACGGAATCTTGATTGTCGAATTTGCTAATCAATTACGCGAACAAGGCAAACCAAAATTAGAAGCTATTTTAGAAGCCTCAGAAGCGCGCCTTCGTCCTATTTTAATGACCAGTTTAGCGATTGCTTTAGGAGCATTGCCAATTGCATTATCGCTTGGGGCTGCTTCTAATAGTAGAATTGGGATGGGAGTCGTAATTGTTGGTGGAACTGTATTTTCTTTGGTATTGACTTTATTCGTTATTCCAGCCTTGTACCTGATGTGGTCGAAAACTAGAAAACATTATCCTGAATTTGATCATATCAACGAATACGAACAAGAAAGTAAATAA
- a CDS encoding efflux RND transporter periplasmic adaptor subunit, whose amino-acid sequence MKIKTLVYSLLLIGLVGLIGYRITKNSDAKGPKEKGKEEQPITVSGTVVRLQTFDNNLALSGSIEANEQVEIRSEVSGIVKTIYFQEGSNVSKGQVLLKVDDIELKAQLAQAKTKESLASENERRAKLLLQKEAISQEEYDIARADYQSAKAQSQLILAQIEKTTVRAPFSGKIGLRSISPGTYVTPALLVAKLVNSGQLKITFSIPEKYASQVNKNRFITFKVTGSDASYSAKIYAIEPEVEIATRTLKVRALADNKNGKLLPGTFADVQLPLDIIKDAVVIPTEAIIPVQDGKKVFIANKGMAKEVMVATATRTDASILVLSGLKAGDTVLTSGVMSLKDEAPIVVKIK is encoded by the coding sequence ATGAAAATAAAGACACTCGTTTACTCCTTGTTATTAATAGGATTAGTTGGTTTAATTGGTTACCGAATTACTAAAAATAGTGATGCTAAAGGTCCTAAAGAAAAAGGAAAAGAAGAACAACCCATTACAGTAAGTGGTACAGTTGTTCGATTACAAACCTTCGACAATAATTTAGCTCTTTCAGGTTCGATTGAAGCCAATGAACAAGTGGAGATTCGCTCTGAAGTATCAGGAATTGTAAAGACTATTTATTTCCAAGAAGGTAGCAATGTATCCAAAGGACAAGTACTATTGAAAGTGGATGATATTGAATTGAAAGCACAATTGGCACAAGCCAAAACCAAAGAAAGCTTAGCATCGGAAAACGAAAGAAGAGCTAAATTATTATTGCAAAAAGAAGCTATTAGTCAAGAAGAATATGATATTGCCAGAGCCGACTATCAATCAGCCAAAGCGCAAAGTCAATTAATATTGGCACAAATTGAAAAAACTACTGTTCGTGCGCCTTTTTCTGGAAAGATTGGTTTGCGTTCCATTTCGCCAGGAACCTATGTTACTCCTGCCCTTTTAGTGGCCAAATTGGTTAATAGCGGACAACTGAAAATCACCTTTTCAATTCCTGAAAAGTATGCTTCACAAGTGAATAAGAATAGATTTATCACTTTTAAAGTGACAGGATCTGATGCATCGTATTCGGCAAAAATATACGCGATTGAACCAGAGGTAGAAATTGCTACACGAACATTGAAAGTGCGTGCTTTGGCAGATAACAAAAATGGTAAATTATTACCGGGTACTTTTGCTGATGTGCAATTGCCATTGGATATTATTAAAGATGCGGTTGTAATTCCAACAGAAGCAATTATTCCGGTACAAGACGGAAAAAAAGTATTTATTGCTAATAAAGGAATGGCCAAAGAAGTCATGGTGGCAACTGCAACAAGAACCGATGCGTCTATTTTAGTACTTTCAGGTTTAAAAGCTGGTGATACAGTATTAACTTCAGGAGTGATGTCTTTGAAAGACGAAGCGCCTATAGTTGTAAAAATAAAATAA
- the recG gene encoding ATP-dependent DNA helicase RecG gives MQQNLLQTPIEYLKGVGPHRGELLRKELGIFKYGDLVNFFPNRYIDRTRYYKINELQNTASEVQIVGKIIHIKTVEFGKNKKRLVATFVDDTGQMELVWFQGHKWIRESLKLNEVIVIFGKCTSFNGTFNMAHPEMELLSEHQKSLRSAMQAIYPSTETLANRGISNRVIIKMMQQLFLETQNLFSETLPDYLLDQLKLIPKKVALFNIHFPQSSEALAKAQFRLKFEELFFIQLQLITKNLVQKHKIKGHPFTNVGDYFNDFYQNHLPFELTNAQKRVIKEIRTDMGSNAQMNRLLQGDVGSGKTIVAFMSMLLAIDNGFQACLMAPTEILANQHFLGLSELAKTANINIQLLTGSTKTAERKIIHEALEDGSLHILIGTHALLEDKVQFKNLGLAVIDEQHRFGVEQRSKLWKKNAIPPHVLVMTATPIPRTLAMSLYGDLDISVIDELPPGRKPIQTVHRFDSNRLKVWKFLKDEIALGRQIYIVYPLIQESEKMDFKDLMDGYESISRDFPLPQYSISILHGKMKPADKDAEMKRFVEGKTNIMVATTVIEVGVNVPNASVMIIESAERFGLSQLHQLRGRVGRGAEQSYCILMTSHKLSSDSKTRMETMVSTNDGFEIAEVDLKLRGPGDLMGTQQSGVLNLQIADIVKDRDILMLARNYALQLLREDASMQKPEHTTMRNVFIEMTKKKNIWNYIS, from the coding sequence ATGCAGCAAAATCTTCTACAAACTCCTATAGAATACCTTAAAGGCGTGGGTCCTCACCGAGGCGAACTCCTACGCAAGGAATTAGGAATTTTTAAGTACGGAGATTTGGTGAATTTCTTTCCTAATCGCTACATCGACAGAACGCGTTATTATAAAATTAACGAGTTGCAAAACACTGCTTCTGAGGTCCAAATCGTTGGCAAAATCATCCATATCAAAACAGTGGAATTTGGCAAAAACAAAAAACGCTTGGTGGCTACATTTGTTGACGATACTGGCCAAATGGAATTGGTTTGGTTCCAAGGACACAAATGGATTCGGGAAAGTTTGAAGTTGAATGAAGTTATTGTAATTTTTGGAAAATGTACTTCATTCAATGGCACGTTCAACATGGCACATCCTGAAATGGAATTGTTGAGTGAGCATCAAAAAAGCTTACGATCTGCCATGCAAGCCATATATCCTTCTACCGAAACCTTGGCGAATCGTGGCATTTCAAACAGGGTCATCATCAAGATGATGCAGCAGTTGTTTTTGGAAACCCAAAACTTGTTTTCAGAAACTTTGCCTGATTATTTATTGGACCAATTAAAACTGATTCCTAAAAAAGTAGCTTTATTCAACATTCATTTTCCTCAAAGTAGCGAAGCGTTGGCGAAAGCCCAATTCCGATTAAAATTCGAAGAATTGTTCTTTATTCAGTTACAATTGATTACTAAAAATCTGGTTCAGAAACACAAAATAAAAGGGCATCCCTTTACCAATGTTGGCGATTATTTCAATGATTTTTATCAAAACCATTTGCCTTTTGAATTGACCAATGCGCAGAAAAGAGTAATCAAAGAAATCCGCACCGACATGGGTAGTAATGCTCAAATGAATCGTTTGTTACAGGGTGATGTAGGTTCTGGAAAAACTATTGTGGCGTTTATGAGCATGCTTTTGGCCATTGATAATGGTTTCCAAGCTTGTTTGATGGCACCTACTGAAATCTTAGCCAATCAGCATTTTTTAGGTTTGTCCGAATTGGCAAAGACCGCCAATATCAATATCCAATTATTAACAGGATCAACCAAAACTGCAGAACGAAAAATAATTCATGAAGCTCTGGAAGACGGTAGTTTACATATTCTAATCGGAACTCATGCTTTATTAGAAGACAAAGTGCAATTTAAGAATTTAGGATTAGCCGTAATTGATGAGCAACATCGTTTTGGCGTAGAGCAACGTTCTAAATTATGGAAAAAAAATGCGATTCCGCCACATGTATTAGTGATGACTGCCACTCCTATTCCGAGAACCTTAGCCATGAGTTTGTATGGCGATTTGGATATCTCAGTTATAGACGAATTGCCACCAGGACGAAAACCAATTCAAACCGTACATCGATTTGACAGCAACCGACTGAAAGTTTGGAAGTTTTTAAAAGACGAAATTGCTTTAGGAAGACAAATTTATATAGTTTATCCTTTGATTCAAGAATCGGAGAAAATGGATTTCAAAGATTTGATGGACGGTTACGAAAGTATTTCGCGTGATTTTCCATTGCCACAGTATTCTATTTCTATTTTACATGGTAAAATGAAACCTGCCGATAAAGACGCTGAAATGAAACGCTTTGTTGAAGGAAAAACCAATATTATGGTGGCTACAACCGTAATTGAAGTAGGTGTCAATGTTCCCAATGCCAGTGTGATGATTATTGAAAGTGCCGAGCGTTTTGGATTGTCACAATTACACCAATTGCGCGGTCGTGTGGGACGTGGTGCTGAACAAAGTTATTGCATCTTGATGACGAGTCACAAATTAAGTTCAGACAGTAAAACTCGCATGGAAACGATGGTCAGTACCAATGACGGATTTGAAATTGCCGAGGTGGATTTAAAACTTCGCGGACCAGGCGACTTAATGGGAACCCAACAAAGTGGAGTTTTAAATCTTCAAATAGCTGATATTGTAAAAGATAGAGACATTTTAATGCTGGCTAGAAATTATGCTTTACAATTACTACGAGAAGATGCCAGCATGCAAAAACCTGAGCATACTACTATGCGAAACGTGTTCATAGAAATGACAAAAAAGAAAAATATTTGGAATTATATTAGTTGA
- a CDS encoding YhcH/YjgK/YiaL family protein: MKKIKPSTMILDTLANCHLYQSINERIAKGFDYLRTTDLDSLPSGKHDIDGDTIFALVQEYHTKPIAECKLESHKKYIDIQYVIQGEEMMGITTQNNQTILEQNLEKDYTFYEGTTSLVRVSKGMFTIFFPDDLHQPCVQTETVLEVKKVVIKVLIQ; this comes from the coding sequence TTGAAAAAAATTAAACCTTCTACAATGATTCTCGACACCTTAGCTAACTGTCACCTTTACCAATCAATTAATGAACGAATTGCCAAGGGTTTTGACTATTTGCGCACTACCGATTTAGACTCTCTTCCTTCTGGAAAACACGATATTGATGGCGATACTATTTTTGCATTGGTACAAGAATACCATACGAAACCTATTGCGGAATGCAAATTAGAAAGCCATAAAAAGTACATTGACATTCAATATGTAATTCAGGGCGAAGAAATGATGGGTATTACCACTCAAAATAATCAAACGATATTGGAACAAAACCTTGAAAAAGATTATACGTTTTACGAAGGAACTACTTCTTTGGTTAGGGTTTCAAAAGGAATGTTTACTATTTTTTTTCCAGATGATTTGCACCAACCTTGTGTTCAAACGGAAACCGTTTTAGAAGTTAAGAAAGTAGTGATTAAAGTCTTAATTCAATAA
- a CDS encoding DUF1697 domain-containing protein, with protein MITHLALLRGINVSGHNMIKMEALKTTLENIGFQKVTTYIQSGNVFVTTEEDNPSKVGFLIKQEIFKAFGHEVPVVVIAKADLDACLVNNPYLKEKDLDTKKLYVAFTSIELRSDAINDLKMSQVKPDQAQIDGNRIYIKYAVGAGKTRLDQKYIEKKLNVTATIRNWNTVTQLLAMYEDLE; from the coding sequence ATGATAACTCATCTCGCTTTACTTCGTGGCATCAATGTTTCTGGACACAATATGATTAAAATGGAGGCCTTAAAAACCACTTTGGAAAACATCGGTTTTCAAAAGGTAACGACCTACATTCAATCTGGGAATGTATTTGTGACTACTGAAGAAGACAATCCTTCTAAAGTAGGTTTTCTAATTAAACAAGAAATTTTTAAAGCTTTCGGTCATGAAGTGCCAGTGGTGGTGATTGCTAAAGCCGATTTAGATGCTTGTTTGGTAAACAATCCCTATTTGAAGGAAAAAGATTTGGATACCAAAAAATTGTATGTGGCTTTTACATCAATTGAGTTACGAAGCGATGCGATTAACGATTTAAAAATGAGTCAGGTAAAACCCGATCAAGCACAAATCGATGGGAATAGAATTTACATTAAATATGCTGTTGGTGCAGGAAAGACAAGATTAGACCAAAAGTACATAGAGAAAAAACTAAATGTAACGGCTACTATTCGTAATTGGAACACGGTGACGCAGTTGTTAGCTATGTATGAGGACCTAGAATAA
- a CDS encoding sulfite exporter TauE/SafE family protein, with translation MENYIIILLCLAAFFAGFIDAVVGGGGLIQTPMGLILLPNLPVSTVVGSLKIPAFSGTSFAAYQYLKKVEMNWKLLSIMMLLAFPSAFLGSTLLTYVSNDFMKPILLVVLSFLVIYTYAKKNFGQQIEKNISHQRQLFNAVSISFIVGLYDGFIGPGTGSFLVVAFIAIMGFDFLHASANAKMVNLATNFGSICLFFIKGKIIWAIAIPMAFSNALGGFLGAKLAINKGNNFIRIFFLVVVIGTLIRFGYDVFYK, from the coding sequence ATGGAAAATTACATTATTATTTTATTGTGTTTGGCTGCCTTTTTTGCAGGTTTTATTGATGCAGTTGTAGGTGGCGGTGGTTTAATTCAAACCCCAATGGGATTAATTTTGTTGCCTAATTTACCCGTTTCAACTGTAGTAGGAAGTTTAAAAATCCCAGCTTTTAGCGGGACTTCTTTTGCCGCCTACCAATACCTTAAGAAAGTAGAGATGAACTGGAAATTACTTTCGATAATGATGCTGTTAGCTTTTCCATCGGCATTTTTAGGTTCGACTTTATTGACCTATGTGAGCAATGATTTCATGAAGCCTATTTTGTTAGTAGTACTTTCTTTTTTAGTGATTTACACCTATGCCAAGAAAAATTTTGGACAACAAATTGAAAAAAATATATCCCATCAAAGACAGTTATTCAATGCCGTTAGCATTAGTTTTATTGTTGGTTTGTATGATGGTTTTATTGGTCCAGGAACTGGAAGTTTTTTAGTTGTAGCGTTTATTGCTATCATGGGATTTGATTTTTTACATGCTTCCGCGAATGCTAAGATGGTCAATTTAGCCACTAATTTTGGTTCGATTTGTTTGTTTTTTATTAAAGGAAAAATCATTTGGGCCATTGCTATTCCAATGGCGTTTAGTAATGCTTTAGGCGGATTTTTAGGGGCTAAACTAGCGATTAATAAAGGAAATAATTTTATCCGAATCTTTTTTTTAGTTGTCGTTATCGGAACATTAATCCGTTTTGGATACGATGTGTTTTATAAGTAA